One genomic window of Cannabis sativa cultivar Pink pepper isolate KNU-18-1 chromosome 2, ASM2916894v1, whole genome shotgun sequence includes the following:
- the LOC115719090 gene encoding protein neprosin-like — MGMRGFFMVSIVLCTLLCYCKSDEQRVELSRDELLEIENQLMRLNKSSIKAIKTQHGDIYDCVGFYEQPAFDHPLLKDHKYDFQMKPSSRPNSMVREDRPPKNVQQVSINSELNGEKCPIGYVPIRRTTKEDLIKAKLFTKSYTSRINSPPTLHHAIVSTRPNPTKKYNGGGTVASLYTLYNVADSQYTFGRMKLQNGLDIIQAGWGVNPSVYGDNKTRIFIYFQAGQLSCFNTVCPGFVLVDPQPLIDMYLRETHPGDIPTWEIPIKIYRDQITGNWWLEMGKDLTQTGYWPSSIFSGGLKDLATYVEWGGETYSPLGQIGPPMGSGLFLKGNSHYDAYCRVMTTIDEAYNQVDVKNTEISSIDIDFYLVRDWGFVNDDFRRSMTYGGPGPR; from the exons ATGGGTATGAGGGGATTTTTCATGGTTTCTATTGTGTTGTGTACACTTTTATGTTATTGTAAATCTGATGAACAACGAGTAGAATTATCGAGAGATGAACTTCTCGAAATTGAGAATCAACTTATGCGACTAAACAAGTCATCAATCAAAGCTATTAAA ACACAACATGGAGATATTTATGACTGTGTTGGTTTTTACGAACAACCAGCATTTGACCATCCTTTGCTAAAGGATCACAAATATGATTTTcaa ATGAAACCTTCTTCTCGTCCAAACTCGATGGTTAGAGAAGACAGGCCTCCAAAAAATGTGCAACAAGTATCGATAAATAGTGAGTTAAATGGTGAAAAATGTCCAATTGGGTATGTTCCAATTAGAAGAACAACCAAGGAAGATCTTATCAAAGCCAAATTATTTACAAAGTCTTATACCTCAAGAATTAATTCCCCTCCTACTCTTCAT CACGCGATTGTTTCAACAAGACCAAATCCAACCAAGAAATACAATGGAGGTGGAACAGTTGCAAGTCTTTACACATTATATAATGTCGCCGACTCACAATATACTTTCGGTCGAATGAAATTACAAAATGGACTTGATATCATTCAAGCTGGTTGGGga GTGAATCCTTCTGTATACGGGGATAATAAAACTCGGATCTTCATATATTTTCAG GCTGGTCAATTATCTTGTTTCAATACAGTGTGTCCAGGATTCGTTTTAGTTGATCCTCAACCTCTAATTGATATGTATCTAAGGGAAACTCACCCTGGTGATATACCTACATGGGAAATCCCAATCAAAATTTATCGg GATCAAATTACTGGAAACTGGTGGCTTGAGATGGGAAAGGACCTTACTCAAACTGGATATTGGCCATCAAGTATATTTAGTGGTGGATTGAAAGATTTGGCTACTTATGTTGAATGGGGTGGCGAAACGTATAGTCCACTTGGTCAAATCGGTCCTCCAATGGGTTCTGGTTTATTTTTAAAAGGGAATTCTCATTATGACGCATATTGTAGAGTAATGACAACTATTGATGAGGCCTACAACCAAGTAGATGTTAAAAACACAGAAATTTCTTCTATTGATATTGACTTTTATTTAGTTAGGGATTGGGGATTTGTAAATGATGACTTTCGACGTTCCATGACATATGGAGGCCCTGGTCCTAGATGA
- the LOC133033920 gene encoding uncharacterized mitochondrial protein AtMg00860-like has protein sequence MDDFDVVSGIEFQRREGGHPDSKNGESLDHGRASGTLDNGVSKLRKEQLYVKREKCSFARGKVSSSRVILWNTENPYGHGKGAGDPRVDDPNQMKQLRSFLGLANYYRRFVEGYSRRATPMLLKKGVTWTWSEKCEEAFRSPKEAMVEDPVLAPPDVCKPLKYGSTRRLCFRRGTRAEGHPVAFESRKLSEAEGGTAQEKELLAVIH, from the exons ATGGATGACTTCGATGTGGTGTCGGGAATTGAGTTTCAGCGCAGAGAAGGGGGCCATCCCGATTCCAAGAACGGGGAATCTCTCGATCATGG AAGAGCATCGGGAACACTTGACAACGGTGTTTCGAAGTTGAGGAAGGAACAATTGTATGTAAAGCGCGAGAAGTGTTCTTTCGCTCGGGGAAAAGTATCAAGTTCCCGGGTCATATTGTGGAACACGGAAAATCCGTATGGACATGGAAAAGGTGCGGGCGATCCAAGAGTGGACGACCCCAACCAGATGAAACAACTTCGCTCGTTTCTCGGTCTAGCCAATTACTATAGAAGATTTGTGGAGGGCTATTCTAGAAGAGCGACACCCATGTTATTGAAGAAGGGTGTTACATGGACGTGGTCCGAGAAGTGCGAAGAAGCTTTTCGAAGTCCGAAAGAAGCCATGGTCGAAGATCCCGTATTAGCCCCGCCCGATGTATGCAAGCCTTTGAAGTACGGATCGACGCGTCGATTATGCTTTAGGAGGGGTACTCGTGCAGAGGGCCACCCCGTGGCATTTGAGAGCCGCAAACTTTCCGAAGCAGAAGGCGGTACCGCGCAAGAGAAAGAGCTCTTGGCAGTTATTCATTGA
- the LOC133033924 gene encoding uncharacterized mitochondrial protein AtMg00300-like yields MRWKLGSLMVYDNLYLLDTVASYNETLNVESRGTKRKMDYEKSSSLWHKRLGHISRNRVQRLVSDGILDSIDFSDFDVCIECIKGKQTKTKKLGAKRATDVLELIHTDICGPFPTPSWEWSTIFCIIHR; encoded by the coding sequence atGCGTTGGAAGCTTGGTTCACTTATGGTTTATGACAACTTATATTTGCTTGACACTGTTGCTTCTTATAATGAAACCTTGAATGTAGAATCACGTGGTACTAAGCGTAAAATGGATTATGAAAAATCAAGTTCCTTATGGCACAAACGGTTAGGTCACATCTCTAGAAATAGAGTTCAGCGACTTGTATCTGATGGAATTTTAGATTCAATTGATTTTTCAGACTTTGATGTTTGTATTGAATGCATCAAAGGCAAACAGACCAAAACAAAGAAATTGGGTGCGAAAAGAGCTACCGATGTCTTAGAGTTGATACAtacagatatttgtgggccatttCCTACACCTTCTTGGGAATGGTCAACGATATTTTgtatcattcatagatga
- the LOC133033890 gene encoding protein neprosin-like, whose amino-acid sequence MRMRGVLIIAIVLCKLLCYCESQEQSAKLSRDEFLEIENQLERLNKSSIKTIKTQHGDIYDCIDFYEQPAFDHPLLKNHKYDFQMRPSSHPNPMVRENKPPKNVKQVSINNGLKGEKCPTGFIPIRRITKEDLIRAKLFTKSYTSRINSPPTFHHALVYTSDPTKKYNGGGTFASFYTLYNVTGSQYTFGRIKLQNGLDIIQAGWGVNPSVYGDNKTRIFIYFQAGELSCFNTVCPGFILVDPQPMIEMTLRETHPGNLPTWELPINIYRDPTTGNWWFQLGENYDNIGYWPSSIFSGGLKDLATYIDWGGETYSPLGQIGPPMGSGLLLKQDTRYDAYCRALTIINEAHIREDAKNTKISSIDIDFYLVKDWGFRRNFGHLMTYGGSGPR is encoded by the exons atgagaatgaGGGGAGTTTTAATAATTGCTATTGTATTGTGTAAACTTTTATGTTATTGCGAATCTCAAGAACAATCAGCAAAATTATCAAGAGATGAGTTTCTAGAAATAGAGAATCAACTTGAGCGACTGAACAAATCATCAATCAAAActataaaa ACACAACATGGAGATATTTATGATTGTATTGATTTTTACGAGCAACCAGCATTTGATCATCCTTTGTTGAAGAATCACAAATATGATTTTCAA ATGAGACCTTCTTCTCATCCCAATCCAATGGTTAGGGAAAACAAACCTCCAAAAAATGTGAAACAAGTATCAATAAATAATGGGTTAAAAGGTGAAAAATGTCCAACTGGATTCATTCCAATAAGAAGAATTACCAAGGAAGATCTTATCAGAGCCAAATTATTTACAAAGTCATATACTTCAAGAATCAATTCTCCTCCTACTTTTCAT CATGCACTTGTTTACACATCTGATCCAACCAAGAAATACAATGGAGGTGGAACATTTGCAAGTTTTTACACACTATATAATGTCACTGGCTCACAATATACTTTTGGTcgaataaaattacaaaatggaCTTGATATCATTCAAGCTGGTTGGgga GTAAATCCTAGTGTATACGGGGATAATAAAACTCGGATCTTCATATATTTTCAG GCTGGTGAATTATCTTGTTTCAATACAGTGTGTCCAGGGTTCATTTTGGTTGACCCTCAACCTATGATCGAAATGACTCTAAGAGAAACTCACCCTGGTAATTTACCTACATGGGAACTTCCAATCAATATTTATCgg GATCCAACTACTGGAAATTGGTGGTTTCAACTTGGAGAGAATTATGATAATATTGGATATTGGCCATCAAGCATATTTAGTGGTGGATTGAAAGACTTGGCTACATATATCGATTGGGGAGGAGAAACTTACAGTCCACTTGGTCAAATTGGTCCTCCAATGGGATCTGGTTTACTTCTAAAACAAGATACTCGTTATGATGCATATTGTAGAGCATTAACAATTATAAATGAGGCGCACATACGAGAAGAtgctaaaaatacaaaaatttcttccattgatattgacttttaTTTAGTTAAAGATTGGGGATTTCGTCGTAACTTTGGACATCTCATGACATATGGTGGCTCTGGTCCTAGATGA